One stretch of Pyrenophora tritici-repentis strain M4 chromosome 4, whole genome shotgun sequence DNA includes these proteins:
- a CDS encoding NAD-binding-10 domain containing protein: MTRNICISGGDGHTGFLIAELILDNSYFKSKVDSVSVLCLHPSGARAKELMQLGAKVIPHKPGREREMVKTLKGSGCDTVCLIPPAHKDKFDITAELISATKKADIANVLFISTAGCDVAERDKQPHLRQFIDLECLVMATKGDGSTSTGHSPCIIRAGFYAENLLLYAPQAQKEGILPLPVGQSHLMAPVALGDISQLAAHVLTGKGKTGFDDRHRGQLMVCTGPKLCTGSQIAEAASKVLGSSMEFEDISEAEAKKVLKAQSDSDPSELQYLLEYYSLVREGKTNYISTTAFVNVTGTHPQEPEDFFKTYEESFMRKGGGEDGHAGKKRKG; encoded by the exons ATGACGCGCAACATCTGCATCTCGGGAGGCGATGGCCATACCGGATTCCTCATCGCCGAGCTCATTCTCGACAACAGCTACTTCAAGAGCAAGGTGGATTCGGTGAGCGTGCTGTGTCTTCACCCCAGTGGAGCTAGGGCTAAGGAGCTGATGCAGCTTG GTGCCAAAGTTATCCCGCACAAGCCTGGCCGAGAGCGCGAAATGGTCAAGACGCTCAAGGGTTCTGGCTGCGACACTGTCTGCCTGATTCCTCCTGCGCACAAGGACAAATTTGACATCACTGCTGAGCTCATCAGTGCCACCAAGAAGGCAGACATCGCAAATGttctcttcatctcgacCGCTGGGTGCGACGTCGCCGAGCGTGATAAACAGCCCCATCTGCGCCAGTTCATTGATCTCGAGTGCCTGGTCATGGCTACAAAGGGTGATGGTAGTACTTCAACTGGTCACTCGCCCTGTATCATCCGTGCCGGCTTCTATGCTGAG AACTTGCTGCTTTATGCTCCCCAAGCTCAGAAGGAAGGCATCCTCCCTCTTCCGGTCGGTCAGTCGCACCTCATGGCCCCGGTTGCTCTAGGAGACATCTCTCAGCTCGCAGCCCACGTTCTTACCGGAAAAGGCAAGACTGGCTTCGATGATCGTCATCGTGGTCAGCTCATGGTTTGCACTGGCCCGAAGCTCTGCACTGGCTCCCAAATCGCAGAAGCTGCGTCCAAAGTGCTCGGCAGCTCCATGGAGTTCGAGGACATCAGCGAGGCTGAAGCCAAGAAGGTGCTGAAGGCGCAGAGTGACTCTGATCCCAGCGAGCTGCAGTACCTCCTGGAGTACTATAGTCTGGTTCGCGAGGGCAAGACCAATTACATTTCCACTACTGCCTTCGTCAACGTCACGGGCACTCATCCCCAAGAGCCTGAGGACTTCTTCAAGACATACGAGGAGAGCTTCATGCGCAAGGGCGGTGGCGAGGACGGGCATGCGGGCAAGAAAAGGAAGGGCTAA
- a CDS encoding ProP, Permease major facilitator superfamily translates to MTDSSDFESNNKADMDTPRPAASSHDEHDSAESVSENPDSATASPTDKVEPEYLTGLRLGLVMFTIFVSTILVSLEIGIIATAIPGITNDFRKLDDVGWYGSATFILAAAASPLWGKLYKYLNVKWVYLSAVGIFLVGSIVAAAAPNSIAVIFGRALQGWGASGVLGGTLIVINYVAPPRNHPLLIGLWMAVFMVSTILGPVIGGAFTSGVSWRWCFWINLPVGGPIVVLLLLFLRIPDHIKPVPATWKEIILNLDIPGFCLLLVSLVCLTLALQWGGQTKTWNDGSVIATLVLWILLTIGFFVVQWLQGARAMAPLSILKQRTTWSNIVFCLVSYAALYQVMFYLPIYFQSVHGQSAVTSGVNTLPFLAFFALGAMVSGGAIGKTRYTQPFELAGALIMTAGMALIYILDVDSPKAKYIGAEVLFGFGIGLCNQVPMTAVQGFSKPDEVASATGIMVMCQTLSGAYFVAIAQSLFANRMLHTLTSGSNHLDVALVLGTGASELQDVFSGDDLTAVIAAYMVGIKDVFTFSLAAAAFSVILTALIPFKRLPDHGKKPTKEAEAKALEKDQQEKEVVV, encoded by the exons ATGACCGACAGTTCGGATTTCGAGAGCAACAACAAAGCCGACATGGACACGCCAAGGCCAGCTGCGTCTAGCCATGACGAGCACGATTCAGCTGAGAGCGTCTCCGAAAATCCAGATAGCGCTACAGCCTCACCTACGGACAAAGTGGAGCCCGAGTATCTGACTGGCCTCCGACTGGGCCTTGTCATGTTCACAATCTTCGTGAGCACCATTCTTGTTTCTCTAGAGATTGGCATCATCGCAACCGCAATCCCCGGTATCACCAACGACTTTCGCAAACTCGACGATGTGGGCTGGTATGGCAGCGCAACATTTATTCTCGCCGCCGCTGCCTCGCCATTGTGGGGCAAGCTGTACAAGTACCTCAACGTCAAATGGGTCTATCTCAGCGCAGTCGGCATCTTTTTGGTAGGCAGTATCGTAGCTGCTGCCGCACCGAATAGCATTGCCGTCATTTTTGGCCGCGCCCTTCAAGGTTGGGGAGCTTCTGGTGTTCTTGGTGGCACTCTCATCGTCATCAACTATGTGGCTCCGCCTAGAAACCATCCTCTTCTAATCGGCCTTTGGATGGCCGTCTTCATGGTGTCCACTATCCTTGGGCCAGTCATCGGCGGTGCATTCACAAGTGGCGTTTCGTGGAGATGGTGTTTCTGGATCAACTTGCCCGTTGGTGGTCCCATCGTCGTCCTGCTATTGCTGTTCCTTCGCATACCGGATCACATCAAGCCCGTTCCTGCTACATGGAAAGAGATTATCCTCAACCTCGATATCCCGGGCTTCTGCCTGCTACTCGTATCTCTCGTCTGTTTGACTCTCGCGCTTCAATGGGGTGGTCAGACCAAAACCTGGAACGACGGCTCTGTAATTGCCACTCTTGTTCTCTGGATCCTGCTCACAATTGGGTTCTTCGTTGTCCAATGGCTGCAAGGAGCACGCGCCATGGCTCCTTTGAGCATCCTGAAACAGCGTACGACATGGAGTAATATCGTTTTCTGCCTCGT GTCCTACGCTGCGCTCTACCAAGTCATGTTCTACCTCCCCATCTACTTCCAATCTGTCCATGGTCAATCCGCAGTCACAAGTGGTGTCAATACACTCCCATTCCTCGCCTTTTTCGCTCTGGGAGCCATGGTCAGCGGTGGCGCTATCGGAAAGACGCGCTACACACAACCCTTCGAGCTTGCCGGTGCCTTGATCATGACTGCCGGTATGGCCCTCATCTATATCCTCGATGTCGACTCTCCCAAAGCCAAGTACATTGGCGCCGAGGTACTCTTTGGTTTTGGAATCGGGTTGTGTAACCAGGTCCCCATGACGGCTGTTCAGGGCTTCTCAAAACCCGACGAAGTCGCCAGCGCTACGGGAATCATGGTCA TGTGCCAAACCCTCAGCGGTGCCTACTTTGTTGCCATCGCGCAGTCCCTTTTCGCTAATCGCATGCTGCATACCCTCACCTCGGGCTCAAACCACCTTGATGTTGCCCTTGTTCTGGGAACCGGAGCTTCCGAACTGCAGGATGTATTCAGTGGCGACGATTTAACTGCAGTAATTGCCGCCTACATGGTGGGTATCAAAGATGTATTCACCTTCTCATTAGCAGCTGCCGCCTTCTCAGTTATATTGACCGCCCTTATCCCTTTCAAGAGGCTGCCTGATCACGGTAAGAAGCCAACCAAAGAGGCGGAGGCGAAGGCTTTAGAGAAGGATCAACAAGAGAAGGAAGTTGTTGTCTAG